TCTGCCATTGCTCGAAGCCTTGCTCGGCACGGTTTAAACCGTGCTGTAAAACGCTGTCTGTGCGCTGTTGCTGTTGTTTGAGGTGTTGGGCGTTGTGTTGCTTCACATGGTCGTTATAACGGCTGATTTCGGTGTCTATGCCTTGTCTACGGAGTTGAGTGACCGAAGTCCCCTCATGAATGGTGGCTTGTAGTCCATTGTTCTGATCGGCATAGCTGCGGTGGTCTATTTTTTCTCGGTAGCCTGCTCGCTCCAGTGCGTGATTGGCTAAGTCCGCCCATGTTTCCCGAATCTGTTTGATGTCGTCTTGGGTTGTTCCCATATTTAGGCTTTTGCGTTTGGCATTACTTAACTCAATATCGGTTTTTGTCGTCAAAGTGAGTTTATTGTCAGGGTCTAATTCAGCTTTTCGGGTGGTCAGCATGATATGGGCGTGATGGTTTTTATCATTTCCGCCTTTGCTGGGTTCGTGAATGGCTAAATCTGCAATCACGCCATAACGATCAACAAGCGATTGGGCAAACTCTTTTGCCAAGTCCTTGCGCTGATCTGCATCCAGTTCATCAGGCAGGGCAATCACCCATTCTCTAGCGGTTCGAGCATCTTTGCGGTTTTCGGACTGTTCCGCCAAGTTCCACAATTCGCTACGGTCTATTTCTATATCAAGGTTAGACACAATTTCGCTATGGGCGACACCGTCCTTTCTCGTAAAGTCGTGGGTTAGTCCTGTTCGTTCATCTTTGAGTTTTTCCCCTGAACGGTAGGCAGACGATGCAACCGCAGTTCGTCCCGAACTTCGATTCACTGTTTTTGTTGAGCAATGATAAATCGCCATTTTTTCTTTCGCCTTTTTAAATTGCGTAGCAATTTTTTGGGGTTAAGGGGAT
The nucleotide sequence above comes from Acinetobacter sp. WCHAc010034. Encoded proteins:
- the mobQ gene encoding MobQ family relaxase, with the translated sequence MAIYHCSTKTVNRSSGRTAVASSAYRSGEKLKDERTGLTHDFTRKDGVAHSEIVSNLDIEIDRSELWNLAEQSENRKDARTAREWVIALPDELDADQRKDLAKEFAQSLVDRYGVIADLAIHEPSKGGNDKNHHAHIMLTTRKAELDPDNKLTLTTKTDIELSNAKRKSLNMGTTQDDIKQIRETWADLANHALERAGYREKIDHRSYADQNNGLQATIHEGTSVTQLRRQGIDTEISRYNDHVKQHNAQHLKQQQQRTDSVLQHGLNRAEQGFEQWQKNQEAKRLEQERQAEIQRQQKLEQQQAERANRKASQDLDQGGMYR